The stretch of DNA GAGGGAGGTCGTCACACGCCGTTTTTCAACGGCTATCGGCCGCAGTTTTATTTTCGGACGACGGATGTGACGGGCGTCATCACGATGCAGCCGGGTGTTGAGATGGTCATGCCCGGGGACAACACGCAGATGGAAGTGGAGCTGATCACGCCGA from Candidatus Zixiibacteriota bacterium encodes:
- the tuf gene encoding elongation factor Tu (EF-Tu; promotes GTP-dependent binding of aminoacyl-tRNA to the A-site of ribosomes during protein biosynthesis; when the tRNA anticodon matches the mRNA codon, GTP hydrolysis results; the inactive EF-Tu-GDP leaves the ribosome and release of GDP is promoted by elongation factor Ts; many prokaryotes have two copies of the gene encoding EF-Tu) — encoded protein: EGGRHTPFFNGYRPQFYFRTTDVTGVITMQPGVEMVMPGDNTQMEVELITPIAMEKELRFAIREGGRTVGAGVVGEIIA